GGCCAGCTATGACCTTCCTCTTGCCGTTGGTCTGCTGGCCGCCTCTGGCGCCATTCCCGCCGGGAATCTGCAACAGTTCTTCATGGCCGGGGAGCTCTCCCTGAGCGGCGAGCTGCGCCCTGTGAGCGGCGTTCTGCCACTGGCCCTGCTGGCCCGCCAGCGCGGGGCCGCAGGCATTATCGTGCCACCGGGCAATGGGGCGGAAGCCGCCGTTGTACGCGGCCTTTGCGTCCATACTCCCCGCAATATCGCGCAGTGCGCGGCCTTTCTGGCCGGGAGGGAACCTCTTGAGCCTCTGCCCGAACCGGAAATGGACGAACTGCCGCCCTTGGGCCACGGCCTTGATTTTGCCGAAGTCAAAGGGCAGGAGGCCGCCAAGCGCGCGCTGGAAATAGCCGCGGCTGGCGGGCACAACGTCTTGCTGCTCGGCCCTCCCGGCAGCGGCAAGACCATGCTCGCGCAGCGCCTGCCCACCATTCTGCCGCCACTGGACTTTGAGGAGTCGCTTGAAGTCACCAAGATTTACAGCGTGGCCGGCAAGCTGATCGACCATGAGGGGCTGGTGCGCCAGAGGCCGTTTCGCGCGCCGCACCACACCATTTCGGACGTGGCCCTGGTGGGCGGGGGAACCTACCCGCGCCCCGGCGAGGTCAGCCTTGCCCACAGGGGCGTGCTTTTTCTCGATGAACTGCCGGAATTTCAGAAGAGCGCGCTGGAATCGCTGCGCCAGCCGCTGGAAGGCGGCGTTGTGCACATTGCCAGATCCGCGCACAGCGTGATTTTTCCCGCTGCCTGCATGCTGGTGGCGGCCATGAATCCCTGTCCCTGCGGCTATCACGGCGATCCCACGCATGAGTGCAGTTGCCGCCCCGACCAGCGTGCCCGCTATCAGGCGCGCGTGTCCGGCCCCATGCTGGATCGCATCGACGTGCATGTGGAAGTTCCTGCCGTGCCCTATGCGGATCTGCGCCAGGGCCGCGCCGGTGAAGGCTCGGCCGCCATGCGTGAAAGGGTGCTCGCGGCCCGCGCGGTGCAGAGGCAGCGTTATGGCGCTGACGGCCCGCACTGTAACGCGGAGCTTTCAGGCGCGC
This DNA window, taken from Desulfovibrio sp. 86, encodes the following:
- a CDS encoding YifB family Mg chelatase-like AAA ATPase, whose product is MVVRLNSGGVEGVDAYPVELEVDFVRQGLPGFTMVGLAETAVREAKDRVFAALRAADFKLPPARITVNLAPAWRRKSGASYDLPLAVGLLAASGAIPAGNLQQFFMAGELSLSGELRPVSGVLPLALLARQRGAAGIIVPPGNGAEAAVVRGLCVHTPRNIAQCAAFLAGREPLEPLPEPEMDELPPLGHGLDFAEVKGQEAAKRALEIAAAGGHNVLLLGPPGSGKTMLAQRLPTILPPLDFEESLEVTKIYSVAGKLIDHEGLVRQRPFRAPHHTISDVALVGGGTYPRPGEVSLAHRGVLFLDELPEFQKSALESLRQPLEGGVVHIARSAHSVIFPAACMLVAAMNPCPCGYHGDPTHECSCRPDQRARYQARVSGPMLDRIDVHVEVPAVPYADLRQGRAGEGSAAMRERVLAARAVQRQRYGADGPHCNAELSGALLDEHCALDAAGHDLMEAAVNRLALSARACARVLRMARTIADMEGRQRIDTAHLAEAVSLRVLDRG